In Leptotrichia buccalis C-1013-b, the genomic window GTAAAAATTAATGAAATTTAATGTACTTACGTTATTTCCTGAGCTATTTGAGCAGTATTTATCCCAAACTATTTTAAAACGAGCAATTGACAAGGATATTATTGACTTTAATATCGTAAACATCAGAGATTACGCCAGAAATAAACATAGCCAGATGGACGACATCCCTTTTGGTGGCGGCGCTGGAATGGTTCTAAAGCCAGAAGCCTACTGGAACTTCTTTTACGAAAACTACGAATTTTATAATAATGAAAATTCAGATTTAAAGAAGCCTTATGTAATTTTCTTATCTCCGCAAGGAAAACAGCTGACTCATAAAAAAGTTACAGAACTTTCAGAAAAAGAGGAAATCGTGCTTATTTCAGGACGTTATGAAGGACTTGACCAAAGGGTAATTGATAAATTTGTAGATGAGGAAATTTCGATTGGGGATTATGTGCTGAGCAGCGGGGACTTGCCGTGCCTTGTGATAATGGATTCTGTAATTCGTATAAAGGAAGGCGTGATAAAAAAGGAGTCTTTTGAAACTGACTCATTTTACAATGGGCTTTTAGGTTTTCCACAATACACAAGGCCCGTAGAAATAGATGGATATTCGGTTCCCGAAGTATTACGGAGTGGGAATCATGCTAAAATTGATGAATATAGACAGCTCCATTCGATCGAGAAAACTATGAAAAATAGAATGGATTTATTTGAGAAAAAATTGGCTGAAGATGAAGAATTTTTGAAACTATGTGAAAAATATAAATTGAAATTAAAATAAGAAGAGTGCTTTTTCTGGACTCCTTTTTATGTATTTTTTTCAACAGTAATGTTATTTTTGGTTTTATGTGGTACAATTAAAGTAATAATAAAATATTAATTAGGAGGAAAGTGCTATGTATTTAATTGATTTTTTTAAAAAATTATTTAAATCTAAAAATATTGGAATTATTATATGGCTTGTGTTTAATATCTTAATATTTATTTTTCCTTTTATTTCAATAAGTCCAAATTATCCGATATTAGGTTTACTTTGTGGAATAGCTGTATATGTTGGTACGATAGCTATTGTTTTATCTCCATTAGGTGAATGGTTTTTTAGACTAATAAATGGGTGCAAAAAAATAATTGATCCAAGGATTATTAATCGTTTAACTCCATTATTTAATGAAGTTTACGCGAGGGCTAAAATGAATGATCCAAATTTATCCCCCAATATTAAATTATATATGCTTAATGATCATTATCCTAATGCTTTTGCCTTAGGAAGAAATACAGTTTGCGTGACAAGAGGTCTACTCCATTTAGATGATGAAAAAATTAAGGGAATTTTCGCTCATGAATTTTCACATTTATCAAACAAG contains:
- the trmD gene encoding tRNA (guanosine(37)-N1)-methyltransferase TrmD — translated: MKFNVLTLFPELFEQYLSQTILKRAIDKDIIDFNIVNIRDYARNKHSQMDDIPFGGGAGMVLKPEAYWNFFYENYEFYNNENSDLKKPYVIFLSPQGKQLTHKKVTELSEKEEIVLISGRYEGLDQRVIDKFVDEEISIGDYVLSSGDLPCLVIMDSVIRIKEGVIKKESFETDSFYNGLLGFPQYTRPVEIDGYSVPEVLRSGNHAKIDEYRQLHSIEKTMKNRMDLFEKKLAEDEEFLKLCEKYKLKLK